GCGAGGTTGATCAGCACGGCAAGGACTAGCAGAAAGTAGAACGCCTTGTCCTTCCAAAACCGGTAGGTAGGGGCAAGCTCAGTCTCTAGGTTGCCGTGTGTCTGCTCTGCCATCCTGCCTCCTCGGCGGCGTCTCCCGAGACGCGTGTGCCACTCTGTTTCAGCGTGCAATCCGATGTGCGGCGGGATGGGTAAATACGGAGGGATTGGGCTTGTGGTGAGGCTGGGCGCTTAACTACCGTAGGGAGCTAGCGGACTTCACCTTTTCCTACCCTACGCTGGCGCCAACAGGATAGACGGCAGCGCACCAGTCGCTGTATTTCGGACTGCGGTTGCGCACCGCTTCAAAGAAGACCTCTTGGAGGCGGGCTGCTACCGGGCCGATCTCGCCGTTGCCAATTGTCCTGCCGTCCACCTCGCCAATGGCCGAAATCTGCGCGGCCGTGCCGGTAAAGAAGAGTTCATCGGCAATGTAGAGCTCGGTGCGTGCGATGCGCCGTTCCACCACTTCTATGCCGAGTTCTTCCCGCGCCAGGGTCATTACCGCGTGGCGGGTGATGCCTTCCAGGATGTTTGAATCCGGTCCGGTGGTAATGAGCTTGCCGTCGCGCAGCATGAAGATATTTTCGCCGGGGCCCTCCGAAACCGAGCCGTCGCCGTTCAACATGATGGCTTCGTCGAAGCCCAATTCCTTGGCTTGAGAGGTAGCGAGGGCGGAATTGATGTAGAGACCCGTCACCTTGGCGCGGGGCGGAATCACGTTGTCGTCGATGCGCCGCCACGGTGAGATGGTGACGCGGATCGGCTTGTCCAAGTCTAAGTATGCCCCAAAAGGCACGGTAAACATGAAGAAGTCGTCGGGGACGTGCTCCAACTCGCCGTCAGGAGCCGTGCGCACCAGCGAAAGTCCCACTTGCTCGGCGCTCTTGTAAACGAGCGGACGCACGTACACGTCTTCTCTGTAGCCGGACTTTGCCACGAGGTCGCACGCAAGCTGCGTGAGCTCTTCCGGGCTGAGACGCACCTTCATGCGCAAGATGTGCGCCGAACGATGCAGGCGTTCGAAGTGCTCACGCGCGCGAAAGAGATAGACTTGCTCGTCTTCCGGCACCCAATAGCCCCGAATGCCCTCAAAGCAGCCGGTGCCGTAGTTGAGCGCGTGAGTCATGATGCCTACTTTGGCGTCACCAAGCGGCACCACATTACCTTCAAAATACGCGAACGGTTCTCCCACGACCGACCTCCTAACTGGCCCTTGAGCGCAAATGCTTACGCTTTATCATGCCCCATTTATGAGGGCCGTGCAAACTCTGTGTCCCACTTGCCAGCGGTGGCGCCTCTTGGCAAGTGGTGCGTCCTCTGGGGCGGACGAGACACGCATATGCGTGCTAACGGTAAGCAGCAGCTTGGAGCCGGTAAAGCTCGGCATACTCGCCACCAGATGACAACAGCGCGTCATGTGTGCCCTGCTCGACCAAGCGGCCCTCCCGCAGCACCAGGATCCGGTCCGCAATCTGGCATGACGCCGAACGATGGGATATGAGAACAGCGGTGCGCTCTTGCGCCAGGTCGGCAAAATGGGCATAGACCGCCGCTTCCGCCTTGGCGTCGAGGGCCGAAGTGGGTTCGTCCAAAATGAGAATTTCGGCCGGCCGGAAGTAGGCCCGGGCTATCGCGAGCTTCTGCCACTGCCCCACCGATAGCTCCGCGCCGGCGTGAAACTCCTTGCCCAACGGTGTGTCAAGTCCTTCCGGCAGTGCTGCCGCCACCTCTTGCGCGCCGCTGCGTGCGAGCACTGATTCTAGATGCTCTCTGTCATCGGCTCCATCCAGCCAGCCGAAGGTGATGTTCTCCTGCACAGAAGTCTGGTAGCGGAGGAAATCCTGAAAAACAGTCCCGAACTTCTTGTACCAATCAGCAAGTGCAATATTAGTAAGGTCAACTCCATCTACGAGTATACGGCCCGACGTCGGACTATACAGGCCCATCAGGAGCTTGACGAGCGTGGTCTTGCCCGCGCCGTTTTCGCCCACGAGCGCGATCCGCTCGCCGGGCCGGAGCGAGAGATTGAGGCCGGAAAGGGCAGGTCGTTCCGCCCCCGGATAGGTGAAGGAGACGTTGTCCAATTCGATGGGTGCGGTCAGCGGCTGACGCAGCCTGCGGCCTGCTTTCAAGTCAATACATGGGCTGTCTATCAGCGTGAAGAAATCTTGCAGATAGCGGAGATCGTTATACACCAGGGACACGCCCCAGATCAGATCCGAGTAAGTCATTTGGAAGCTCTCAATCGCCGCAAAAAGTGCGACCGCCGTACCGACACTGATGTGACCGTTGACCAATAGGCCCACACTCAATCCCAGCGCCAAGACATGTACCACGCCATTCAGCCCGTCGGATACCACGGTGCGTCTCTCCTCGCGGGCCGCAAGTTGTAGCCGCTCTTGGTTAAGAGCTTGGCGGAGTTCCCCAGCCTGATTGAGCAACCACCGCCCTAAACTAAATAGCCGCACCTCGGCGGCTGCCTCCCGACCGGTCATTAGTCCCGTATAGACCGCGAGGCGGCGTTCTCGTGGAGTCTGTGCGCGCTGCATGAGGTACTTTTGGCGGAGCAGGCGCTCGCGCAGCAGCACGCCTGGCGTCGTTCCGATTGCCAGCAACACCGGCAGTCCCCAGTGGAATTGCCCGAGGTACACGAGCAGGGACGTCAGCGTTACCACTTGTGAAAGACTCTCCCAAGAGAAGTGCATGGTCGAACCCAGACGTTCGACCGTTCTGCGCCGCACTCGGTGCAAGAGGTCGTAATGCTCGTCGTGTTCGAACCACTCCAGCGGCATGGCCTGCGCCTGTTGGATGCAGCGCTCGTCAATAGAGGCAGCCAACACCTCCTGGTGGTATAGGGCCAGCGTATCCCTGCCGTAAAGCACGGCAGCGTGCGCGAGGGCAAGCAAGGCGAGGGCGAGCCCCCAGTAGAGAGCGGTACTAACCGGCGCGTTGCCTTCTAATACTTGCTGGGCCGTCTCTACGAGCCGGCGCAAGACATGCACGTCTGCCACGATAAACAGCCCCATGCCGGCGCTTATGACGGTCAGAAGCGCTGCGCCTCTGGCATCGGCGGCCAGTACCAAGCCAAGCGTACGCGGTAGGTACGTGAGGCGCTGCCAGGGGCGAGCACTGGTGTTCTGTGAATCGCTCATCAGCCGCGCTCCGTGTTTGCGGCGGCGTTATACCAGTGCGCTTGCAGACGGAACATCTGAGCATACACGCCGCCGAGGGATAGCAAGGCCGTGTGGTCGCCTTCCTCAACAATGCGGCCGCTGGCGAGTACCACGATCCTGTCGGCCAGCCGGGCCGCCCCGAGGCGATGCGAGACGAGGACCGCGGTGCGACCGGCGGCCACTTCAACAAACTGTCGATAGAACTCGACCTCGGCTCGTGGGTCCAAGGCGGCGGTGGGTTCATCGAGTGCAACGATCTGAGCGTCACGCAGATAGGCCCGCGCGAGCGCCAGGCGCTGCCATTGACCGGCGGAGAGTTCCATACCGCCCGGCCACTCTTTGCCGAGGTACGTCCAGTAGCCGGACGGCAGTTCCGAGACAAACCCGTGTAAACCGCTCTTTGCTGCAGCGGCGGTGATGCGCGGATGAATGACATCACTCGCTTGGTCACCTTGCGCAAGCAAAGATGAATCGCCATAGGCGATGTTCTCAAACACCGTTGTGGGATAGCGGACGAAGTCCTGGAAGATGGCGGTTGCTTCGCGCCGCCACGTTGCGGGATGAATGGTCGTCAGGTCCGCGCCATCTACGGTGATAGTCCCCTGGGTAGGTTGGTAGAGTCCTAAGAGCAAGCGCACCAGCGTGGTCTTGCCCGCGCCGTTCTCGCCCACGAGCGCGATCCGCTCACCGGGCCGCAGCGACAACTCAAGGTCAGTCAGGGCCGGTCGAACTGCGCCCGGGTAGGTGAAGCTCACACGGTGAAACTGCATAGCCTGGCGTAGCGGTCGTTGAAGTTCTTGCTCTTCACCCTGTGTTGCCGGGGGTTCTGACTCTATGGCAAGAAAGTCTTGCAGATACTCCGCATACTGTAGATCCGAGTACACATTCCCCAGAGCGGCAGAGACGTTGTCAGCGAGGGTGCGAAAGCGGCTCAATCCGTACAAGAGCGCAACCACGCTGCCCAGCGTAATGTTGCCGCTGAGGGCGACCAGCAGGACGAGCACGACAATCAGCGCTACGCCCTCTTGCGCGGCTACACTCGCCAATCCTGGCAGCGCCATCTTGCGTTGGGCGGCCATCACCTCCCCCAAGAAGCGCTGAAAGACACCACGGCGGCGGCGGAGAAGATAGTCGGCAAGACCGGACAACCGCAGTTCGGGGACCGCTTCGCGGCTGGTGAGCAAGCGCGACCAGTAGGACATTTCGCGCCACCGAGGCGAGTTCCGGTACGTGACTTCAACCATATGTCGTTCGATCACGGATTGCACGATAGATCGCAACGCCATCACGGCTACCAAGGCCACACCAGCGAGCCAATGGGCACTGAAGAATATCACCATTAACCCGGTAGCGCCGACCAGCGAAGTCAGCAGCCACGACAGGTTCTCCAGAAGATCGCTGAGGGCGCTGCCTGCTTCTTTTCCGGCTACCTGCAGTTTGGTGTAGTATTCTTCCCGTTCGAAGGTGCTTAGAGGGAGTGAGATTGCCTTCTCACACACCATGTGCTGTACGGCGGCGCCGAGGCGCAAGCCTGTCAGTTGACTGAGGTAGTCTCCAAGAGCGCCGTCGAGGCTCCGGATGACAAAGGCTACCAGCAGCACCAGCAACCAGGGGACCACGGCGGGCCATACATCGGACTGGTCGGAGCTTGAGCGGGGTAGAGCGTCGATGAGGCCACTGATGGCCCATACGATGAATGGCGTGGTGGCTCCGGAAGCAAGGCTCTGCACGACGAGCAGAGATCCGGCAAAAGGAGCCTCTTTGCAGACAAGACTGGTGATGTAAGTAATCCGCGCCGTGGTGTTCCCCAGGAGCACTACGGGCTCCCGCAGCCAGGACGGGTATGCGAGATTCATGATCGTTCCAGTGTGGGTTGCTTAGGTTTATCGAATTGCAGGAATCGGTAGGCGGACTTGCGTTTTAGGTCGCGCCATGCCTTTTCCGTTTGCCCTATGCGCAGCAAACGCTCAATTGCGGATAGATTCTGGTGAACGTCAGTTCAGCCAGAAGGCTGTAGCAAGCGCGAGCACCGCAAGGAAGAGAAAGAAGGGCAGTTTTCACTCCATGGTGTCAAGAGGAGTGGCTGCAGCTGGGCAGTGGGAGACAGCGTGAATCGCCCTACGTGTCGCAGGGCGATATCGCTTGAAAGGGGAGAGGACTTATCTCGGAACGATCATGTTTATGGCTACCGTGTGGGCGGCTACACCCTGCACGTTCTCGTCAGTAGTTAGCTCGAGTTCTTGTGTCTCTCCTGGGAGGAGGTTTCTCACCAGTCCGGTGGTCATGCCGAGCACGTTGCCGTTGGCATCGAAAAGAGCGCCGCCGAGATCGAGGCTATAGGTGCGTGGGCCGTTATTCGTGACCGACCCGTGGAGGACGTGGAGACTTCCTTCGCGCTCGTAATGCACACCGCTAAAGCTGATATCGTGCTCGTAATTCTCGCGAACGGCCATCGTGCCGGAAAAGCCGAGTTCTACCGCTGCGGGAACAGCAGCGTATGGGTCAACGGATAAGAAACGAACCGCGCGCGTTGACCCTGGCAGCAGGGCTGTGATACTGCCGGTGGCATGCGTTAAGTCGGCGCCTCTAGCATCGAGCAAGTGCACCTCGGCAGCGGTGGAAATGGTCAAACTGGAGTCATTGCGCAGTTGTACGTAGATACGGTAGTTGCCGTGGGGCGATGCAATGACAGATGGCGACCCTACGATGGACAACAGATCGGCAAGTCCGCCAGTGGCAATACGCACGATGTCAAGAGAATCCGATGTGCCTGCCGGCGCTCGGGGTGAAGTTAGGTCTCCGGTAGGAGGTTTCAATGCGCTCAAGATAGCGAGAGTCGCATCCAGTGGATACGTAGCCGCTGCCGGTATGAGGCCGGACTCTTTGGCAAGGTCCCCACCGTGCACTACCGTCACGTCACCGGGACTCGCTCCCCAGTCCGTATGTACATTCCAATACTGCAGAGCCACGCGCTGTGCGCGTATGACGACCATCGATCCGAAGTCCTGGATGGCCAAAGGCAAACCGTAGTGGAGCAGCCAGTGGGGATTGCTGAGAAACCGCTCTTTCAATGCGGCACGCGCGGCGTTTAGCTGCGGCGTGTCGCCGGGCTGCGGCTCAAAGATGGCAGTAAGATGATTCTGTACCGTGCCTTCCCAGTCGTTCACGGGATCGTCTGCCGACCAATCGAAACTCCTGGGAATCTGACGAAAGGCTTCAAGCCAAGCGTCATAGCCGGCGTCAGAGAGCATATCGAACGTGTTCGCGATATTTACGCTGTTCGATGCCGGGTCCCACTGCAGGAGGACATTTTGAGTTGCCTGGTACACAAAGCCATCTAGAATGAAGCGTCCAGATACCGGGTACCCCACTGCCGGCACGCCGCCGAGTTGCTGAAAGCTACTCCAAAAGACTATGTCACCGTAGTTCGTGATAGCGTAGCCCTTGCCGGTGCCGCTGCCGGTTTGTGTGTAGTACCAGCCGTCACCCGTGGCAAAGTCGGGTGCATTGGGCGCGTGAGTATGGTCGGCTTCATCGCCGTGCGCCTGCACGGCACTAGCCGCAGAGAGCCACACGAGAAGTATCACTATGAGGCTACTAAGAAGACGAAGTCGTTGCATATGCGTCACTCTTGATTTGGTACATTAGAACTAACGGCAGTTGTAGGCGCTACCTATACTAGCCGAAGCGGTGCGTCGCGACAAGAGAGTGTGCTACGCTCAGTGCTGGGGAAGCAGTGTACGGAATGCGCCGGCCTGGCGCGACAGCGTACCGTGAACAACCAGCGTAGGAGAATTCATGAGTCGCGTACCGCGAGCGTGGATGAAGCCGCTCGACGAAGACTACAAGGCAAAGCCGCTGCCCGAACGCAAGCGGCGGCCCTGGAGCGAGACGTTATTCGGTCGTGTCGCGATGGTGCCTATTCGCCGTCTCGACCCCTACGTACGCTGGGTTGAGCTCATCGAGCGTATGCTGCACGGCGTGATGTTGAACACTGATGTGTTCAAAGAAGTGCACGAGGATGAATCGGCAAATCTGCAAGCGCTGTCGGCGGTCTTGATCGTCGTCGTGGTGCAGAACATCAGCTTGTTCCTCATTGGGTTGTTCTGGTTCGGATTCTTCGGCTCTATCAGTTTCGTCGCCAGGGCCATGAGCGACGCGATGGTATCGTGGGCAATCTGGTTGATCGTGGCCTACGCGCTCTGCAAGGTACTCTTCCGCAGCCGTGCAGGCTTCATGCAGGTCTTCAGAACCCTCGCTTTTGCCTATGTTCCTGCCATATTCTTATTCTTCCAAGTGATTCCGCTCTACGGTGTCACGCTTGCCGCACTTACCTACCTTGCGCTGATCGAGTATGGCGTATTGGCGCTGCGCCCGGCATTGAACGGTTCGATTGCCAAGGCGCTGCTTGCCAGCTTCGTGGGGTGGACGGGCTTGCTCGTGGTGAGCCTGATACTCAGCGAAAGCCAGCTCTTCACCTTGATCCAAGAGTGGATCGCGGAGCAATG
This genomic stretch from Chloroflexota bacterium harbors:
- a CDS encoding branched-chain amino acid transaminase is translated as MGEPFAYFEGNVVPLGDAKVGIMTHALNYGTGCFEGIRGYWVPEDEQVYLFRAREHFERLHRSAHILRMKVRLSPEELTQLACDLVAKSGYREDVYVRPLVYKSAEQVGLSLVRTAPDGELEHVPDDFFMFTVPFGAYLDLDKPIRVTISPWRRIDDNVIPPRAKVTGLYINSALATSQAKELGFDEAIMLNGDGSVSEGPGENIFMLRDGKLITTGPDSNILEGITRHAVMTLAREELGIEVVERRIARTELYIADELFFTGTAAQISAIGEVDGRTIGNGEIGPVAARLQEVFFEAVRNRSPKYSDWCAAVYPVGASVG
- a CDS encoding ABC transporter ATP-binding protein, coding for MSDSQNTSARPWQRLTYLPRTLGLVLAADARGAALLTVISAGMGLFIVADVHVLRRLVETAQQVLEGNAPVSTALYWGLALALLALAHAAVLYGRDTLALYHQEVLAASIDERCIQQAQAMPLEWFEHDEHYDLLHRVRRRTVERLGSTMHFSWESLSQVVTLTSLLVYLGQFHWGLPVLLAIGTTPGVLLRERLLRQKYLMQRAQTPRERRLAVYTGLMTGREAAAEVRLFSLGRWLLNQAGELRQALNQERLQLAAREERRTVVSDGLNGVVHVLALGLSVGLLVNGHISVGTAVALFAAIESFQMTYSDLIWGVSLVYNDLRYLQDFFTLIDSPCIDLKAGRRLRQPLTAPIELDNVSFTYPGAERPALSGLNLSLRPGERIALVGENGAGKTTLVKLLMGLYSPTSGRILVDGVDLTNIALADWYKKFGTVFQDFLRYQTSVQENITFGWLDGADDREHLESVLARSGAQEVAAALPEGLDTPLGKEFHAGAELSVGQWQKLAIARAYFRPAEILILDEPTSALDAKAEAAVYAHFADLAQERTAVLISHRSASCQIADRILVLREGRLVEQGTHDALLSSGGEYAELYRLQAAAYR
- a CDS encoding ABC transporter ATP-binding protein — encoded protein: MNLAYPSWLREPVVLLGNTTARITYITSLVCKEAPFAGSLLVVQSLASGATTPFIVWAISGLIDALPRSSSDQSDVWPAVVPWLLVLLVAFVIRSLDGALGDYLSQLTGLRLGAAVQHMVCEKAISLPLSTFEREEYYTKLQVAGKEAGSALSDLLENLSWLLTSLVGATGLMVIFFSAHWLAGVALVAVMALRSIVQSVIERHMVEVTYRNSPRWREMSYWSRLLTSREAVPELRLSGLADYLLRRRRGVFQRFLGEVMAAQRKMALPGLASVAAQEGVALIVVLVLLVALSGNITLGSVVALLYGLSRFRTLADNVSAALGNVYSDLQYAEYLQDFLAIESEPPATQGEEQELQRPLRQAMQFHRVSFTYPGAVRPALTDLELSLRPGERIALVGENGAGKTTLVRLLLGLYQPTQGTITVDGADLTTIHPATWRREATAIFQDFVRYPTTVFENIAYGDSSLLAQGDQASDVIHPRITAAAAKSGLHGFVSELPSGYWTYLGKEWPGGMELSAGQWQRLALARAYLRDAQIVALDEPTAALDPRAEVEFYRQFVEVAAGRTAVLVSHRLGAARLADRIVVLASGRIVEEGDHTALLSLGGVYAQMFRLQAHWYNAAANTERG
- a CDS encoding FxLYD domain-containing protein, yielding MQRLRLLSSLIVILLVWLSAASAVQAHGDEADHTHAPNAPDFATGDGWYYTQTGSGTGKGYAITNYGDIVFWSSFQQLGGVPAVGYPVSGRFILDGFVYQATQNVLLQWDPASNSVNIANTFDMLSDAGYDAWLEAFRQIPRSFDWSADDPVNDWEGTVQNHLTAIFEPQPGDTPQLNAARAALKERFLSNPHWLLHYGLPLAIQDFGSMVVIRAQRVALQYWNVHTDWGASPGDVTVVHGGDLAKESGLIPAAATYPLDATLAILSALKPPTGDLTSPRAPAGTSDSLDIVRIATGGLADLLSIVGSPSVIASPHGNYRIYVQLRNDSSLTISTAAEVHLLDARGADLTHATGSITALLPGSTRAVRFLSVDPYAAVPAAVELGFSGTMAVRENYEHDISFSGVHYEREGSLHVLHGSVTNNGPRTYSLDLGGALFDANGNVLGMTTGLVRNLLPGETQELELTTDENVQGVAAHTVAINMIVPR